One part of the Parasphingorhabdus sp. SCSIO 66989 genome encodes these proteins:
- a CDS encoding type II toxin-antitoxin system RelE/ParE family toxin, giving the protein MSYIYDMENEIESTSEFDSWLSALEEADAVAAAKVIGRINRMKLNNFGDCKLLDDGLWEARIDYGPGYRLYYRRTGRTVYLMLDGGTKRTQKRDIKRLKG; this is encoded by the coding sequence ATGTCGTATATATACGACATGGAGAATGAGATAGAGTCAACTTCAGAATTTGATAGTTGGCTTAGCGCACTGGAGGAAGCTGACGCCGTTGCTGCCGCGAAGGTTATTGGCCGGATTAACCGGATGAAGCTCAATAACTTCGGAGACTGTAAACTTCTTGATGACGGTCTGTGGGAGGCCCGAATTGATTATGGGCCGGGCTATAGGCTGTATTACCGCAGGACCGGCAGGACAGTTTACCTCATGCTGGACGGTGGCACAAAGCGGACACAGAAACGCGATATAAAGCGATTGAAAGGATAG
- a CDS encoding addiction module antidote protein → MDSKPFDAAKHITKADTAIALLQDAVESQDPRLIAMALGDIARSNGMSDLARKTGINRQALYHAFGEEGNPTLSTLLATLNALGLKLELKSVQELADV, encoded by the coding sequence ATGGATAGCAAGCCCTTTGACGCTGCAAAGCATATCACCAAAGCAGACACAGCTATCGCGCTGCTACAGGATGCGGTTGAGTCTCAGGATCCCCGCCTGATCGCCATGGCCCTTGGCGACATTGCTCGATCCAATGGCATGTCTGACCTTGCCAGAAAGACAGGCATTAACCGCCAAGCGCTGTATCACGCCTTTGGTGAGGAGGGTAACCCAACCCTCTCAACTCTCCTTGCCACCCTCAATGCCTTGGGGCTTAAACTGGAACTAAAGTCTGTCCAGGAGCTGGCGGACGTATAG
- a CDS encoding cytochrome c1 has product MIRAIATLVGVFFVGVLVYSFGTGLVTYLSEPHEETAEHVFHKHPEHYDFASDGMMGKFDTAQLQRGFKVYKEVCSACHSMKYLSFRNFADLGYNEDQIKAIAADWAIQQPTVDPETGEATTRPNIPSDPLPSPFPNEVAARAANGNALPPDLSLITKARHDGGNYVRSLLLGYQDPPAELAEQFPDAMPGPGLNYNPYFANLNLAMAAPIAIDDQVTYDDGTKATKEQMATDVAAFLIWAAEPKLVERRQTGLAVLIFLLIATGLAYMSYRSIWADKKKH; this is encoded by the coding sequence ATGATCCGCGCAATCGCTACACTTGTTGGCGTCTTCTTTGTTGGCGTCCTGGTTTATTCCTTCGGCACCGGTCTGGTCACCTATTTGTCAGAGCCGCATGAAGAGACGGCCGAGCATGTCTTTCACAAGCATCCGGAGCATTATGATTTTGCTTCTGACGGCATGATGGGCAAATTCGATACCGCACAGCTGCAACGCGGCTTCAAGGTGTACAAGGAGGTTTGCTCCGCCTGTCACTCAATGAAGTATCTGAGCTTCCGCAATTTCGCCGACCTTGGCTATAATGAGGACCAGATCAAAGCCATCGCTGCCGACTGGGCGATCCAGCAGCCAACTGTTGATCCGGAAACTGGCGAGGCGACAACGCGTCCGAATATCCCGTCCGATCCGCTGCCTTCGCCCTTCCCGAATGAAGTGGCGGCGCGTGCGGCCAATGGCAATGCCTTGCCGCCTGATCTCTCGCTGATCACCAAGGCTCGTCATGATGGCGGCAATTATGTCCGCTCTCTGCTGCTGGGCTATCAGGATCCACCGGCGGAACTGGCTGAGCAATTCCCTGATGCCATGCCCGGTCCGGGTCTTAACTATAACCCCTATTTTGCCAATCTGAACCTCGCCATGGCGGCGCCGATCGCGATTGATGATCAGGTCACCTATGACGATGGTACCAAGGCAACCAAGGAACAAATGGCCACAGACGTTGCCGCCTTCCTGATCTGGGCCGCCGAGCCCAAGCTGGTTGAGCGTCGTCAGACCGGCCTTGCTGTGCTGATCTTCCTGCTTATTGCGACAGGTTTGGCCTATATGTCCTATCGCAGCATCTGGGCTGACAAGAAGAAGCACTGA